A region of Culicoides brevitarsis isolate CSIRO-B50_1 chromosome 1, AGI_CSIRO_Cbre_v1, whole genome shotgun sequence DNA encodes the following proteins:
- the LOC134837976 gene encoding cytochrome b-c1 complex subunit 6, mitochondrial, whose product MANFFQSFMSNLRIFPVVKAQEEEEELVDQQDALRTKCREENGHAKHLWEKYQGCNDRVNSKTQTSETCVEELVDYLHALDHCVSATLFKKLK is encoded by the exons ATGGCAAACTTTTTCCAATCATTCATGTCCAACCTTCGTATTTTCCCTGTGGTGAAGGCCCAAGAGGAGGAAGAAGAGCTCGTTGACCAACAAGATGCTCTAAGG acgAAATGTCGCGAGGAAAATGGACATGCAAAACACTTGTGGGAGAAATACCAAGGATGCAATGACCGCGTCAACAGCAAGACCCAAACGTCGGAAACGTGCGTCGAGGAGCTCGTGGATTATTTGCACGCCTTGGATCACTGCGTCTCTGCCacacttttcaaaaaactaaagtaa
- the LOC134837972 gene encoding S1 RNA-binding domain-containing protein 1, which produces MGNIISAVKTAIEGPEPRARSTTTATKVQKPKVPKIHVTKHDRVAAWVNESVSPERVLAPKIHDTGEISSYLNDKYGKRPWSKHELLAVLENLPLSQAHSICQLFDEDNSIPFLCRYRRDLIGPEIDAERLRDIKNTYNQILAIRAKAESVIKKLESKNVLTPEIKVELLCAKTLDQVDHLYEPYKERKNSAYEKAVELGLEVHAVNMLRGRGPPMKFETFVNQSNESLSTTKKVEDFFKSVIVHDIAKNPEVLDQLRDLQLTHKIELTSTVVKKKESKDANSKGKNKDQDHKFENYFDFKQNIAYLKPHQILAINRGENLKILSVKVVPSDYVKRDLLRFTRDLYMKSGTHYILRTNMFDIAFEEAWNKKLLPLVQRQVRSNLTTTAEQQSIKVFASNLKQLLLMAPVKGEPILGIDPGFSNGCKMALISERGDVLETFTLYPFTKNDRQSEEHALKMASAMNRHNCKLIALGNGTACRETETWITNLKSKGVLRSDVRYCIVSEQGASIYSCSETAKKEFPDVDINIISAISIARRLNDPLCEFVKVDPKSLGVGMYQHDINAKVLSETLDEVVIECVSFTGVDINTASVALLKHVAGLTEKRANQILEYRAKNGPFKARQDVKKVNLIGPKTFEQCAGFIRIDPATAGIRKDQYCVLDSTTVHPESYEIAEKIIRECQMTVSDIGTPKFIKAIKGYAKSLDPQTFSKKYGVPYERLVTVFESLEKELFHDFRMDVNNKPLFKSGLTKMTDLKENTVVSGAVTNICDFGVFVDIGVECNGLIHQSKMNGMKVKIGDKVEATVLSIDANRNRIGLALKSIL; this is translated from the exons ATGGGAAACATAATTTCAGCGGTAAAAACGGCGATTGAAGGACCCGAGCCGCGCGCTCGATCAACCACAACAGCAACAAAAGTCCAAAAACCAAAAGTGCCAAAGATCCATGTAACGAAGCATGACAGAGTCGCTGCCTGGGTGAACGAAAGTGTTTCACCTGAACGCGTCCTTGCACCCAAAATCCACGATACGGGCGAAATTTCCAGCTACTTGAACGATAAATACGGGAAACGACCTTg gtccaAACATGAACTCCTTGCAGTTTTGGAAAACCTTCCTTTGTCTCAAGCACATTCCATTTGTCAACTTTTCGACGAAGACAACTCAATTCCTTTCCTGTGTCGTTACCGAAGAGATTTAATTGGACCTGAAATTGACGCCGAACGCCTACGTGACATCAAAAACACGTACAATCAGATTCTAGCGATCCGCGCCAAAGCAGAATCGGTCATCAAGAAGTTGGAGAGCAAAAATGTTCTCACGCCAGAAATTAAAGTCGAGCTCCTTTGCGCAAAAACTTTGGACCAAGTCGATCATTTGTACGAGCCTTATAAGGAACGCAAGAACTCCGCTTACGAAAAAGCGGTTGAGCTCGGTTTGGAAGTACATGCCGTTAATATGCTCCGCGGCAGAGGTCCTCCCATGAAATTTGAGACTTTTGTCAATCAATCGAACGAATCGTTGAGCACGACGAAAAAAGTCGAAGATTTCTTCAAAAGTGTCATTGTTCATGACATCGCAAAGAACCCAGAAGTGCTTGATCAGTTGAGAGATCTTCAATTAACGCACAAAATTGAGCTGACCTCCACTGTGGTGAAGAAAAAAGAATCTAAAGACGCGAATTCTAAGGGAAAAAACAAGGATCAAGAccacaaatttgaaaattactttgatttcaaacaaaatatcgCCTATTTGAAGCCACATCAGATCCTCGCCATCAATCGTggcgaaaatttaaagattctCAGTGTCAAAGTCGTGCCCAGCGATTATGTGAAACGAGATTTGCTGCGATTCACGCGAGATTTGTACATGAAATCCGGCACGCATTACATTCTCCGCACAAATATGTTCGATATCGCCTTCGAAGAGGCctggaacaaaaaattgttaccaTTAGTACAAAGACAAGTGCGATCGAATCTTACAACGACCGCCGAACAGCAGTCGATAAAAGTTTTCGCATCGAATTTGAAGCAACTTCTCTTGATGGCGCCCGTCAAAGGTGAACCCATACTCGGAATTGACCCGGGATTCAGTAATGGATGCAAAATGGCTTTGATTTCTGAACGTGGCGATGTCCTTGAAACATTTACGTTGTATCCGTTTACCAAAAATGATAGACAATCTGAGGAACATGCCTTAAAAATGGCATCGGCCATGAATCGTCACAATTGCAAACTGATTGCTCTCGGAAATGGAACTGCTTGTCGTGAAACGGAGACTTGGATCACGAATTTGAAGAGCAAGGGAGTTTTACGATCAGATGTTCGTTATTGTATAGTTTCCGAACAAGGAGCTTCAATCTATTCCTGCAGCGAAACAGCGAAGAAAGAATTTCCAGATGTTGATATTAACATAATTTCCGCCATTTCCATCGCGCGACGCTTAAATGATCCATTGTGCGAATTCGTCAAAGTTGATCCAAAGAGCCTAG gtgtCGGAATGTATCAACACGACATCAATGCAAAGGTCCTCTCCGAAACGCTGGATGAAGTCGTCATCGAATGTGTCAGCTTTACCGGTGTCGATATCAACACAGCGAGTGTTGCCCTCCTCAAACACGTTGCCGGTCTCACGGAGAAGCGAGCTAACCAAATATTGGAGTATCGAGCGAAAAATGGTCCCTTCAAAGCCCGCCAAG acgtcaaaaaagtaaacttaATTGGTCCCAAAACCTTCGAGCAATGTGCTGGATTTATCAGAATTGATCCTGCCACCGCTGGAATTCGCAAAGATCAATATTGCGTCTTGGACTCGACAACCGTCCATCCCGAAAGCTAcgaaattgccgaaaaaataattcgagagTGCCAAATGACCGTATCGGATATTGGAACACCAAAGTTTATCAAGGCGATTAAGGGATATGCGAAAAGTTTGGATCCCCAGACGTTCTCGAAGAAGTATGGCGTGCCTTACGAACGACTTGTGACCGTGTTTGAGAGTTTGGAAAAGGAGCTGTTCCATGATTTTAGAATGGATGTCAATAATAAGCCGCTTTTCAAGTCGggattgacaaaaatgacagatTTGAAGGAAAATACGGTGGTTTCGGGAGCCGTAACGAACATTTGTGACTTTGGAGTCTTTGTTGATATTGGTGTCGAGTGTAACGGCCTCATCCATCAGAGCAAAATGAACGGAATGAAGGTTAAAATTGGTGATAAAGTGGAGGCGACTGTTTTGAGCATCGACGCGAATCGAAATCGGATCGGACTTGCCTTGAAAagtattttgtaa
- the LOC134831308 gene encoding LOW QUALITY PROTEIN: probable glutamine--tRNA ligase (The sequence of the model RefSeq protein was modified relative to this genomic sequence to represent the inferred CDS: inserted 1 base in 1 codon; deleted 1 base in 1 codon), with protein sequence MSEEQVKRFMSIGLTEQKAKETLKNAAVTKNLNAALDAVAGASLPEGAGTLLYNLSAKIKPQIAEHLPFVAKNIVAKKLDTQQRLDAALEYLLARTAHQGAINVAEFEKACGVGIVVTPEEIDKAVEAEIKKNKDELLKQRYRFNVGRILTEVRSKLQWADGKAIKSEVDVQIFDLLGPKTEADMAPPPKQEKKPKEKPAAKXETKKTEESDGANSIGELMKHKVHFHKPGENFKTDGYVVTPNTERLLKEHLKQTGGKVRTRFPPEPNGILHIGHAKAININFGYAAAFDGVCFLRYDDTNPEKEEEKFFIGIKDMVEWLGYKPYKITYSSDNFQQLYEWAIVLIKKGLAYVCHQTADEMKGFNPVPSPWRDRPIEESLILFNDMKNGKIDEGKATLRMKVTLEEGKMDPVAYRIKFIPHHRTGDKWCIYPTYDYTHCLCDSIENITHSLCTKEFQSRRSSYYWLCNALDIYCPVQWEYGRLNVSYTVVSKRKIAKLISEKIVRDWDDPRLFTLTALRRRGFPAEAINNFCALVGVTGAQATVDPSMLEASVRDVLNVTAPRRLVVLEPLKVTIKNFPQEHGIDLEVPNFPTNPEKGSHKIHFDRVCYIEQSDFKEEPEKGYRRLSLSQNVGLRHTNYVIKVEDVLKDATGKVQELICSCEKADANNKPKAFIQWASKPLEIEVRLYEHLFNHKNPEDTNEVPNGFLSDCNPNSLTTLKAYTDQSLSVAKVYDKFQFERIGFFSVDPDTKPGNLVFNRTVTLKEDAGKV encoded by the exons ATGTCAGAGGAGCAAGTGAAACGTTTCATGAGCATCGGTTTAACGGAGCAAAAAGCCAAGGAAACGTTGAAAAATGCTGCTGTTACGAAGAACTTAAATGCCGCCTTGGATGCCGTTGCTGGAGCCTCGTTGCCCGAAGGAGCTGGAACCCTTTTATATAACTTGTCGGCAAAAATTAAGCCACAAATCGCCGAGCACTTGCCGTTCGTGGCGAAAAACATTGTCGCGAAGAAACTCGATACGCAACAAAGACTCGATGCGGCCTTGGAATACTTGCTTGCTCGCACGGCGCATCAAGGTGCCATCAATGTCGCGGAATTCGAGAAGGCGTGCGGTGTCGGGATTGTCGTTACGCCCGAGGAAATCGACAAAGCAGTCGAAGCAGAGATCAAAAAGAACAAAGATGAGTTGCTGAAGCAACGTTACCGCTTCAATGTTGGTCGAATTTTAACGGAAGTTCGTTCAAAACTGCAATGGGCTGATGGAAAAGCGATCAAAAGTGAAGTTGATGTGcagatttttgatttgttgGGACCCAAAACGGAAGCTGACATGGCTCCGCCAccaaaacaagagaaaaaaccgAAGGAAAAACCAGCTGCCA CAGAAACGAAGAAAACTGAAGAGAGTGATGGCGCAAATTCGATCGGGGAGTTGATGAAGCACAAAGTACACTTCCACAAACCCGGAGAAAACTTCAAAACAGACGGATATGTCGTCACTCCCAACACAGAAAGACTGTTAAAGGAACATTTGAAGCAAACGGGCGGCAAAGTTCGTACCCGATTCCCTCCCGAGCCCAACGGAATCTTGCATATCGGTCACGCAAAAGCAATTAACATCAATTTTGGGTATGCCGCTGCCTTTGATGGCGTTTGTTTCTTGCGTTATGACGACACAAACCCCGAAAAGGAAGAGGAAAAGTTCTTCATTGGCATCAAAGACATGGTCGAATGGCTCGGATACAAACCCTACAAAATCACGTACTCTTCGGACAACTTCCAGCAACTTTATGAATGGGCCATCGTCTTGATCAAAAAGGGACTTGCTTATGTGTGTCATCAAACGGCCGACGAAATGAAGGGATTTAACCCAGTACCATCGCCGTGGCGTGATCGTCCCATCGAAGAAAGTTTAATCCTGTTTAACGACATGAAAAACGGCAAAATCGACGAAGGCAAGGCTACACTTCGTATGAAAGTCACGTTGGAAGAGGGAAAAATGGATCCCGTTGCTTATCGCATCAAATTTATTCCGCATCATCGTACGGGAGACAAATGGTGCATTTACCCAACGTACGATTACACGCATTGCCTGTGCGACAGCATCGAAAACATCACGCACTCCCTTTGCACGAAGGAGTTCCAGTCGCGACGCAGTTCCTACTATTGGTTGTGCAACGCCCTCGACATTTACTGCCCAGTTCAATGGGAATATGGACGTTTAAATGTCAGTTATACCGTCGTTTCCAAACGAAAAATCGCAAAACTCATCTCGGAAAAGATCGTTCGTGACTGGGACGATCCAAGACTTTTCACGTTGACGGCTTTGCGTCGTCGGGGCTTCCCAGCTGAAGCAATTAACAACTTTTGCGCACTTGTTGGTGTCACAGGCGCTCAAGCTACCGTCGATCCATCCATGTTGGAGGCTTCCGTGCGTGATGTACTTAATGTCACGGCTCCACGTCGTTTGGTGGTTTTGGAACCTCTGAAAGTCaccatcaaaaatttcccaCAAGAGCACGGAATCGACCTAGAAGTGCCCAATTTCCCCACAAATCCTGAAAAAGGCAGTCACAAGATCCACTTTGATCGCGTTTGTTACATCGAGCAAAGTGACTTCAAGGAGGAACCAGAAAAGGGATATCGGCGG TTGTCATTGTCGCAAAATGTCGGTTTGCGTCATACGAATTACGTCATTAAAGTGGAGGATGTCTTGAAAGATGCCACTGGAAAAGTTCAGGAGCTCATTTGTTCGTGCGAAAAGGCTGATGCCAATAACAAACCGAAAGCTTTCATCCAATGGGCTTCCAAACCGTTAGAAATTGAAGTTCGTTTGTACGAACACTTGTTTAATCACAAAAATCCCGAGGATACGAATGAAGTCCCGAATGGATTTTTGAGTGATTGCAACCCGAATTCGTTGACAACGTTGAAAGCGTACACCGATCAAAGTCTCTCTGTTGCCAAGGTCTACGATAAATTCCAATTTGAGCGAATTGGATTCTTTTCCGTTGATCCGGACACAAAACCAGGCAACTTGGTGTTCAATCGTACTGTTACTCTGAAAGAGGATGCtggaaaagtttaa